In the genome of Dyadobacter fermentans DSM 18053, the window TTCTGGTCCTCTTCGCTCACAATCAACTTGTTACCGGCGGGCGTGCTGATGTTGATAGTCTTCTTGTCGTCGTCGAACAGCATTTTCATTTGGCTCCTCGATACAAAACCTTTCTCGTGGTTATCGTCTTTGGCGGCAATGGGCGCCCTTTTGGCGCTGCTATGACACATTCCCAGGATGATCGCCTGGGTAGGGTCGTTGTCGAAAAAGCCGACCACCACTTCGTCGCCGATTTCCGGCCGGAAGAAAAAGCCCCTGTTGTCGCCGGCGTCGAGGCTGGCCATTCTAGCCCAAATGCCCTCGTCGTTCATGCTGATGAGCGGCATCCGGACTTTCACCCGGTGTTCGCCGTCGGGGTCGTTTTCCAGCTGCGTCACTACGCCGACCTGCAAGCCGCCGGGTCGCTCGGGCCTGGCCGCCAGGCGGTTCATCACATTCATCGATTCCGCCTGATAGCCGATCTGCACATCCGCTTCCCAATTTCCGTTGGCGATCTGATGCCGCACGGCCGATACGAATGCATTACCCTTGAACCGGTCACCCACGCCATTGATCCCGATCAGCTTACCCGGGCTAAGCTGCGCGATTCCCTGCATGCGAACGCGCCCGCGGATTTTGGATAACTGCGATTTGAGCAATTCAGCGCTGGCTTGTTTTTTGAGCTCGGTTTCAGTCAGTTTACCTCCATTCCGGAAGGTGAACGACGGCAGGTCAACGGTTTTGGCCAAATCCTGGAATGGGATATTCCCGTTCAGCCGTACATTCGGGTTTTGCGCTTCGGCCTCGGTGACGGTCTGCTCGGTAAAGTTCCAGGCTTGGTTTTTAACCGTTTTATATTGAAACCGGGCGTCTATTTCCGCATCCAGTTCCAGCACCGACGATCCGAATTGCACGGTTGCGACAGGCTCCTGGCCCAGATCGGGCGCTTTGATCGTCACTTTTCCATTGTCTACCGCGCAAAACAGCCCATTTACATCGGCCCGTTGCAGGATGAAATCCCAGTCGGTGGTCTGGTATTGCACGAGTTGCCGGTGCTTGAATGCGGTCGGCTGCACGTCCCTTTCCAACCCATTCCGGCGCAGCAGGTCTTCGAGCATTTCGCTGTCGGTTTGGTCGGTAAAATACTTGCTTTTGGGCTGGATCGTGGCCTTCACCGCCTTATCGCGGCATTCTACGATGAGGAAATTGCTGTTTTTGCGAATTTTAATGCTGTGCCTGATCACCAGCCCTTTAAAAATCGTCTCCTCATTGCTTCGGTAGCCGGCCTTGATTTCCAGGTTTTTCCCCGGAACCAGTTCATCCTTATCGCTGATCTCAAATGTTTCCTTTGCCGCCTCACCGTCAATGAGCGTAATCGTCGCCGAGGGAATCCGGTTGAGCTCCCGCATCACCACGATCGACACCACGTGGTACGTGCGTGACAGTTCCCGGCCTTCCGAAAGGATGGTAAATGTGCACACGTCGGGCGTGGCGGGCGTGGCTATCGTGCGGCTGTTGCTCATTTTGCGCCTTTGTCGATCGGTGGAAAGAATACTTTTTGCCCCACGGCCAGGCTCCGGAAATTGGTTAGCCCGTTGGCCCTGGCTACTTGCAGGTAGTAGCGCGGATCTTCGTAAATCTCGTAGGTCATCAAAGTGAGATGGTCGCTGGCTTTGACGAGCTTTTCGTGCGTCAGGTCGGGCGATTTGGCGTCTTCTTTTGCTACCCGGATGTTTTCTTCAATGCTTCCCTTGAAGCTGCATTTGCAAACCGCCCGGATCGGCGTGCCGTCGGGTTTGAAGAGTTTGAAATTGATATTCAGGGAAGTAAGCCGGCCTTTGAACAACGTCACGCCCCAGATCAGCTTGAAATGCCGCGGCTGGTGGATCGCGCCGTCGTAGTCGACCAGCATTTTCTTGAACTTTTTCAGGTCGTCCCAAATGTCCTCTTTCGCTTTGCCGTCGATGATGCCGGTGTTGTCGAACAGGAATTCGAAGGTAAATTCCTCCGGTTTGGTCATTTTGAACTTCTGCTGCGAACCGCTGGTGCCTTGTCCCTGCTTGTCGTTGTACTCAATTTTGTAATCGAGCTGGTAGGTTTCGGGGTTGATCGTCGCCGAATGCTCATCCACTTTGGAGCTGTCGCTCATAGCGGCATCCTTGTAGGCGATGATCTTCATTTTTTCGAGTTTACCGGACATCTCAATTGCGCATTAGGTTTGACAAAACAGCTCATGCAATACTTCCGACGGGCGTTCGGCCTACGGTTCAAGGCGGTTCCGGAGGATTTCCATCACCTGCTCCACGCATTCGGCCACGATGGCTTCCTTATCGTCGTCGTCGCCTCCCTGGGCCTGGGCCGCGGCGGGCGCAGTGGCCCTGCCGCCTTGCTCCGCGGGGGCATTCACGGCGACTTTGATATGTAATTCCCGGATGATCAGCGGCATTATTTCACGGTAAAATATTGGTAGCGAATCTCGATACTCTCGATCACCAGCGCGTTGGTCTCGGCATTGAAATCCGATACCGACCATTTCTTGGCCCACGCCCCGGCGATACTCCACGTTTTGAGCGGCTGATGCGCTTCATTCAGCAGCGTGACGACAATGTCCGCCAGCTCGAATTTCCGTTCGGCAAATGCCTTGCTGCACCATTTGTGAAAATCCGAATCCTCTGTGAGCAAGCCGCGTTTCAGCACCAGGTCGGGATATTTGGTACGCACCGGCAGCGTGTGCTCGAAGCGGTTCTCGCCGCCTTCCTTGTACGATTCGGTGTCGTATTCGACGCTGAGGCCGGCTACCGACTGAAACCGGCTGTCGTTGTCGTTCTGGCTGTTGGCCAGTTTTACGGCAAAATGAAACCCGGCCGGAGGATAGTAAGTCGCCATATTCGCGGATTATTTAACGAGGCTGAGCCCTTCGTGCGCGATTTCGATCGTTTCGATCGCTACTTCGTTGCCATCGGCTTTCAGGTCGCTGGCCTGCACCTTTGTAGGGAATGCCTGCAGTGCTTTCCAGGTAAAAACCGGCTTGTGGTTTTCGTTGAGGAGCTTAATGATAATGTCCCGCCGCACGGCGTTCCGAAGTTTGTCGGCCTCTTTCAGCCAGTCGTAAAAATCGGTTTTATTCTCAAACGTGCCCTTTTTCATGGTGATGTTGCTGTATTTCTGCAACCCCGGCATTTTGATTTTTGAAAACACCTGGCTCTGTCCTTCGCGGTATTCGATCACTTCGATCTGCTTGTCGAGGCCTGTTACTTCGGTAAAACCTATTTTGGTCCCGCCCCATTCTACTTCAAAATGGAACTTGGGAAGCGGATATTCTGCCATATGATGAATGATTTAATGTTGGATAAATGCGGTTCATGGAACCGGCCGGATGATTTTACGGATTTGCAATAGCCTATGATTCAGGCATTTTGTGCGAGAACCGAAGTATGATAAATTCCGCAGGACGCACCACGGCCATTCCGATTTCGACGATCAGCCGGCCTTCCAGAATGTCCAGGGCCGTCATGGTTTTGCCCAGGCCCACGGTCACATAAAACGCGTGTTCCGTAATCGCGCCCTGCAATGCACCCTGGCGCCAGAGTGTGGTAAGGAAGTTTTCGATCATAGCCTGCACCTTCACCCACGTGTTGGCATCATTGGGCTCGAACACGAATTGCTCGGTCGTTTTTTTACAGGATTCTTCCACCATATTGAAAAACCGCCGCACGCTCACGTAGCGCCATTCGTTGTCGTTCCCCGCCAGCGTGCGCGCGCCCCACACGAGCGTGCCTTTGCCCACAAATGAGCGGATCACGTTGATCGACTTGCCGGTGGATGGGTCGATATTGAGCGTGCCGTGCTGCTCGTCGGTAACTTTCACCGAAGGTCCCACCACATTGATCAGCGATTCATTCGCAGGTGATTTCCAAACGCCTCGTTTCTCATCCACCCGCGCATACACGCCCGCAATCGTACCCGATGGCGGCAGCAGGTAGTTTTCCGATTGCAGATAGCCGATCACGTTCCCGATCACCGGCACCCGTTTCATCACATCGTTTTCCTTGATCTTCTCGTAAGACGAAAGCAGGTTCCGGATTTTCGAAATGCCGTTGATCAGGACATTGAAAATATCATTCAAACCTTTGGCATTTGCATTTCCGTAAAACAGCCGGTTCAGGTTGACGACGGTTTGCGTGGTGGCCGGCGGCACCTGGTCGGTTAAGGTATAGGAAGTAGCGATCGCGACGTCGGCGGCGGAGCCTGTCAGCGCCGCTGCACCGGTGATGGCCGTCGGCAGATTGGTGGTGCCGTTTTTATAGTAATTCCACGTTGCACCGCCGATGTCGCCATTGGCGAGGGTAATCACAGCGCCCACTTTCGTATCGGTATTGAGCACGCGGGCGATGTTGATCAATGTTTCGAGGCTTGGTTTGAGCGCGTCGAGCACGGCAAAGAGCTCGTCGAGCGAATTCTGGTTGTCGGGAGCGGCGGGGAGGGGCAGGGTAATGCCGTCCGCGAGCTTATCGATAAACGGTTTCAGCACATCCTTGAACAGGAAGCCGAGCGCGAGCTTGAATTCATTCCGCGA includes:
- a CDS encoding phage tail protein; this translates as MATYYPPAGFHFAVKLANSQNDNDSRFQSVAGLSVEYDTESYKEGGENRFEHTLPVRTKYPDLVLKRGLLTEDSDFHKWCSKAFAERKFELADIVVTLLNEAHQPLKTWSIAGAWAKKWSVSDFNAETNALVIESIEIRYQYFTVK
- a CDS encoding CIS tube protein, which produces MKIIAYKDAAMSDSSKVDEHSATINPETYQLDYKIEYNDKQGQGTSGSQQKFKMTKPEEFTFEFLFDNTGIIDGKAKEDIWDDLKKFKKMLVDYDGAIHQPRHFKLIWGVTLFKGRLTSLNINFKLFKPDGTPIRAVCKCSFKGSIEENIRVAKEDAKSPDLTHEKLVKASDHLTLMTYEIYEDPRYYLQVARANGLTNFRSLAVGQKVFFPPIDKGAK
- a CDS encoding DUF5908 family protein, with product MPLIIRELHIKVAVNAPAEQGGRATAPAAAQAQGGDDDDKEAIVAECVEQVMEILRNRLEP
- a CDS encoding phage tail sheath C-terminal domain-containing protein, translated to MLNLSNLRTPGVYIDEVPKFPPSIAAVETAIPAFIGYTQNDVFKGVSYKQKPVLIESLVDYVEKFGDAPPLVGIAVDLDVDNSIKTAQINTGLLLYDSLRMYFRNGGGKCFIVSLGKYPDITAGGFAAAFKADAEAALEVLKAEDEPTLIVIPDGVLLSATDLGSLHSTALVQCEQFKDRFLIADVKMADPLKYDPAEITAFKTAIGMANVQFGAAYYPYIRVNLPRFIKFRDIRNKVTKLTLPLNWESEYIPASDTNTLNVFRELNILIDKNVYLESLDAGTLADTYATRKKAFDIAVSTNNLNDSRNEFKLALGFLFKDVLKPFIDKLADGITLPLPAAPDNQNSLDELFAVLDALKPSLETLINIARVLNTDTKVGAVITLANGDIGGATWNYYKNGTTNLPTAITGAAALTGSAADVAIATSYTLTDQVPPATTQTVVNLNRLFYGNANAKGLNDIFNVLINGISKIRNLLSSYEKIKENDVMKRVPVIGNVIGYLQSENYLLPPSGTIAGVYARVDEKRGVWKSPANESLINVVGPSVKVTDEQHGTLNIDPSTGKSINVIRSFVGKGTLVWGARTLAGNDNEWRYVSVRRFFNMVEESCKKTTEQFVFEPNDANTWVKVQAMIENFLTTLWRQGALQGAITEHAFYVTVGLGKTMTALDILEGRLIVEIGMAVVRPAEFIILRFSHKMPES
- the vgrG gene encoding type VI secretion system tip protein VgrG, with the protein product MSNSRTIATPATPDVCTFTILSEGRELSRTYHVVSIVVMRELNRIPSATITLIDGEAAKETFEISDKDELVPGKNLEIKAGYRSNEETIFKGLVIRHSIKIRKNSNFLIVECRDKAVKATIQPKSKYFTDQTDSEMLEDLLRRNGLERDVQPTAFKHRQLVQYQTTDWDFILQRADVNGLFCAVDNGKVTIKAPDLGQEPVATVQFGSSVLELDAEIDARFQYKTVKNQAWNFTEQTVTEAEAQNPNVRLNGNIPFQDLAKTVDLPSFTFRNGGKLTETELKKQASAELLKSQLSKIRGRVRMQGIAQLSPGKLIGINGVGDRFKGNAFVSAVRHQIANGNWEADVQIGYQAESMNVMNRLAARPERPGGLQVGVVTQLENDPDGEHRVKVRMPLISMNDEGIWARMASLDAGDNRGFFFRPEIGDEVVVGFFDNDPTQAIILGMCHSSAKRAPIAAKDDNHEKGFVSRSQMKMLFDDDKKTINISTPAGNKLIVSEEDQKIQFEDQNGNKIVLDKDGIVIESVKDIRLKAAKDIQLEGVNINAKASAKFSAGAGGGELSTGAGQTTIKGGTVMIN
- a CDS encoding phage tail protein, encoding MAEYPLPKFHFEVEWGGTKIGFTEVTGLDKQIEVIEYREGQSQVFSKIKMPGLQKYSNITMKKGTFENKTDFYDWLKEADKLRNAVRRDIIIKLLNENHKPVFTWKALQAFPTKVQASDLKADGNEVAIETIEIAHEGLSLVK